A single Lactuca sativa cultivar Salinas chromosome 8, Lsat_Salinas_v11, whole genome shotgun sequence DNA region contains:
- the LOC111902470 gene encoding uncharacterized protein LOC111902470, with translation MMRSKHYTIEEWDTKPIRKIPSLVDLCVQKAVDNVRYLGDVGETDFHLLERFLPHCTVEQLMHIEDSTEDRDLSPVTDKLWKNFYVLQFGANSTNVVVERMKEKRVSFKWRQLYEAKVKDNEEAQQKSFERIKQLYKKENAKKQSRQVQLCTKVPPSTNKRGFWGGGPSSNIGNTKSGIMKKAKLEFLNSREVKNLSAMKKTNFQNNQRVSPIIKKPSHFPGKSSSTPSSSKFSTSTSTARRF, from the exons ATGATGAGATCAAAGCACTACACAATAGAAGAATGGGATACAAAGCCAATAAGAAAAATCCCTTCTTTGGTTGATCTTTGTGTTCAGAAAGCTGTAGACAATGTTAGGTACTTAGGGGATGTGGGAGAAACAGACTTCCATCTTCTAGAACGTTTTTTACCACATTGTACTGTTGAGCAGTTGATGCATATCGAGGATTCAACTGAG gATCGAGATCTTAGCCCAGTTACTGATAAgctatggaagaacttttatgtgTTACAATTTGGTGCTAACAGCACCAATGTTGTAGTTGAGAGAATGAAAGAGAAGAGAGTTTCATTTAAATGGAGACAATTGTATGAG GCGAAGGTAAAGGATAATGAGGAGGCACAACAAAAGTCATTTGAGCGAATAAAGCAACTATATAAAAAGGAAAATGCTA AGAAGCAAAGTCGACAGGTTCAACTGTGCACCAAGGTGCCACCCTCCACCAACAAAAGGGGTTTTTGGGGAG GAGGCCCTAGCAGTAACATTGGCAATACAAAGAGTGGCATCATGAAGAAGGCTAAACTAGAATTCCTTAACAG CCGAGAGGTGAAAAACCTATCAGCTATGAAGAAAACCAACTTTCAAAACAACCAAAG gGTTTCTCCTATTATAAAGAAACCAAGTCATTTTCCTGGAAAGTCTTCTTCTACTCCTTCAAGTTCCAAATTTAGTACATCAACATCAACAGCAAGAAGATTTTGA
- the LOC111902471 gene encoding glutamyl-tRNA(Gln) amidotransferase subunit A, chloroplastic/mitochondrial codes for MLSSVQNPRILLLHCRWSKPLHHHHHRHYPKAIHAAAQAQAVSTSSPTSQIQIIQKSIHSREKTARQFAEEFINRLRLTEPHVKSFLHVSETVLNEADEIDRKIDRNEDVGPLAGVLVAVKDNICTADMPSTAGSKILENYRPPFDATAVRKLKESGAIIVGKTNLDEFGMGSTTEGSAYQVTANPWNLECVPGGSSGGSAAAVSARQCVVSLGSDTGGSVRQPASFCGVVGLKPTYGRVSRFGLVAYASSLDVIGCFGSSVADAGILLQSVCGHDKLDATSSKREVIDFTSQFVAKDYLESQPLKGLRVGVIRETLGDGVDQEVVLSIRGAISHMEELGCIVTEVSLPSFSLGLPAYYVLASSESSSNLSRYDGIRYGNQIVSDELSSLYGGSRANGLGPEVKRRILMGTYALSAGYYDAYYKRAQQVRTVVQKSFKTALDEHDILISPAAPSAAYKIGEKKNDPLAMYAGDIMTVNVNLAGLPALVLPCGFVQNGLPVGVQMIGAAFDEEKLLRVGHIFEQTLQGCSFIPPLIADEFKF; via the exons ATGCTATCTTCAGTACAAAACCCTCGCATCCTCCTCCTCCACTGCCGGTGGTCTAAAcctctccaccaccaccaccaccgccattaTCCCAAAGCCATCCACGCCGCCGCTCAAGCTCAGGCCGTTTCTACATCATCCCCCACCTCTCAAATCCAAATTATCCAAAAATCCATCCATTCCCGGGAGAAAACAGCCCGCCAATTTGCCGAAGAGTTTATCAACCGTCTCCGCCTTACCGAACCCCATGTCAAGAGCTTCCTTCACGTCTCAGAAACCGTTTTAAACGAAGCAGATGAAATTGACCGGAAAATTGATCGAAACGAGGATGTGGGACCTCTCGCCGGAGTATTGGTTGCTGTCAAAGACAACATTTGTACCGCCGACATGCCTTCCACTGCTGGATCTAAAATACTGGAAAATTATCGACCGCCATTTGACGCGACTGCTGTTAGGAAGTTGAAGGAGAGTGGCGCCATTATCGTTGGGAAAACTAATTTGGATGAATTTGGAATGGGAAGTACCACTGAAGGATCAGCTTACCAG GTCACTGCAAATCCTTGGAACCTTGAATGTGTACCAGGGGGGTCATCAGGAGGCTCAGCTGCAGCTGTTTCCGCTAGACAATGTGTAGTATCGTTAGGAAGTGATACAGGTGGAAGTGTCAGACAACCTGCATCATTTTGTGGTGTCGTAGGTTTAAAACCAACATATGGTCGTGTCTCAAGATTTGGACTAGTGGCATATGCATCATCACTTGATGTCATCGGATGCTTTGGCTCATCGGTTGCTGATGCTGGCATCCTTCTTCAATCAGTTTGTGGCCATGATAAACTCGACGCCACTAGTAGCAAACGG GAGGTTATTGACTTCACATCTCAGTTTGTTGCCAAAGATTATCTTGAATCACAGCCCTTGAAAGGACTAAGAGTTGGTGTGATTCGTGAAACTCTTGGTGATGGAGTTGATCAAGAAGTAGTTTTATCTATTCGTGGTGCTATTTCTCATATGGAAGAATTGGGATGTATAGTGACAGAG GTGTCATTACCTTCTTTCTCTCTGGGATTACCAGCATACTATGTTCTTGCTTCATCCGAATCTTCTTCCAACTTGTCTCGATATGATGGTATTAG GTATGGTAACCAAATTGTTTCTGATGAGCTAAGTTCCCTTTATGGAGGTTCTCGTGCTAATGGCTTAGGTCCAGAG GTAAAAAGGAGGATTTTGATGGGGACATATGCCCTTTCAGCAGGTTATTATGATGCCTATTACAAGCGAGCTCAACAG GTGAGAACTGTAGTCCAGAAAAGCTTCAAGACAGCATTAGATGAACATGATATTCTAATTTCACCTGCAGCTCCATCTGCAGCATATAAAATCG GTGAAAAGAAAAATGATCCTTTGGCAATGTATGCAGGGGATATTATGACT GTGAATGTCAACTTGGCTGGATTGCCTGCATTGGTTTTGCCATGTGGATTTGTCCAAAATGGCCTTCCTGTTGGTGTTCAAATGATAGGGGCTGCTTTTGATGAG GAAAAATTGCTGAGAGTGGGCCATATCTTTGAACAAACGCTTCAAGGTTGCTCCTTTATCCCACCACTGATAGCAGATGAATTTAAATTCTAG
- the LOC111902469 gene encoding citrate synthase, glyoxysomal — protein sequence MGGEVADNSSVSARGRLAVLSAHLSACLESSAFTPVLESSCTSAQVFVSPPPNLKGSLVIADERTGKKYKVQVSEEGTVRATDLKKITTGNNDKGLKLYDPGYLNTAPVRSSICYIDGDEGILRYRGYPIEELAESSSFLDVAYLLMYGNLPSQSQLADWEFTVAQHSAVPQGILDIIHAMPHDAHPMGVLVSAMSALSVFHPDANPALRGQDLYKSKPVRDKQIVRILGKAPTIAAAAYLRMAGRPPVLPSSNLSYSENFLYMLDSLGDKAYKPNPRLARVLDILFILHAEHEMNCSTAAARHLASSGVDVYTALAGAVGALYGPLHGGANEAVLKMLNEIGTVDNIPEFIEGVKNRKRKMSGFGHRVYKNYDPRAKVIKKLAEEVFSIVGRDPLIEVAIALEQAALSDEYFVKRKLYPNVDFYSGLIYRAMGFPTEFFPVLFAIPRMAGYLSHWRESLDDPDTKIMRPAQVYTGVWMRHYIPAQERMSSTGAVVDKLGQLSVSNATRRRLSGSGI from the exons ATGGGAGGTGAAGTGGCAGATAATTCAAGTGTTTCTGCTCGTGGGAGGTTAGCTGTTCTATCAGCTCATCTTTCTGCTTGTCTTGAATCCAGTGCTTTTACTCCGGTTCTCGAGTCATCATGCACCTCCGCTCAGGTGTTTGTGTCTCCACCGCCTAATTTGAAGGGTTCGTTGGTGATCGCCGATGAACGAACCGGCAAGAAGTACAAAGTTCAAGTTTCGGAGGAAGGGACAGTGAGAGCTACCGACTTGAAGAAG ATAACAACAGGAAACAATGATAAAGGTCTGAAGCTTTACGATCCTGGTTACCTAAACACAGCTCCTGTTAGGTCATCAATCTGCTACATTGATGGCGATGAAGGGATCTTAAGATACAGAGGCTACCCAATTGAAGAACTGGCTGAAAGTAGTTCTTTCCTAGATGTAGCCTACCTTCTAA TGTATGGGAACTTACCTTCTCAAAGCCAATTAGCAGACTGGGAGTTCACAGTAGCACAGCATTCAGCTGTTCCTCAAGGAATCTTG GATATTATACATGCCATGCCTCATGATGCTCATCCAATGGGTGTTCTTGTCAGTGCAATGAGTGCCCTTTCTGTATTCCACCCTGATGCCAACCCTGCTCTCAGA GGGCAAGATCTTTACAAGTCTAAACCAGTGAGAGATAAGCAAATAGTGCGCATACTTGGGAAG GCACCAACTATTGCAGCAGCAGCTTATCTGAGAATGGCAGGGAGGCCTCCTGTTCTTCCTTCCAGCAATCTTTCTTACTCTGAAAACTTCTTATACATGCTAGATTCATT AGGTGATAAGGCGTATAAACCAAACCCTAGACTTGCTCGGGTGCTTGATATTCTTTTTATATTACATGCTGAACATGAGATGAATTGCTCAACAGCAGCTGCAAGACACCTGGCATCAAG TGGTGTTGATGTATACACGGCTCTTGCTGGGGCTGTTGGAGCACTATATGGTCCTCTCCATGGTGGAGCAAATGAG GCTGTGTTAAAGATGTTGAATGAGATTGGAACTGTTGACAATATCCCAGAGTTTATTGAAGGTGTGAAAAACAG GAAACGAAAAATGTCAGGTTTTGGGCATCGTGTGTACAAAAACTATGATCCCAGAGCAAAAGTTATTAAAAAATTGGCAGAAGAGGTTTTCTCCATTGTAGGAAGAGATCCCCTTATTGAG GTAGCTATTGCTTTGGAGCAAGCAGCATTATCAGATGAGTACTTTGTGAAGAGAAAGTTGTACCCGAATGTTGATTTCTATTCTGGCCTGATTTATAG GGCAATGGGTTTCCCAACGGAGTTCTTTCCTGTTTTATTTGCAATCCCTCGAATGGCTGGTTACTTGTCACACTGGCGAGAGTCCCTTGATGATCCCGACACAAAGATCATGAGGCCCGCACAG GTGTACACGGGGGTATGGATGCGGCATTACATTCCTGCCCAAGAACGGATGTCATCAACTGGGGCAGTGGTAGATAAGCTCGGGCAGCTTTCGGTCTCTAATGCCACAAGGCGGAGGTTATCTGGGTCTGGGATTTGA